Proteins encoded by one window of Candidatus Nitrosocosmicus hydrocola:
- a CDS encoding TrmB family transcriptional regulator, whose product MNQIEAVKSLLKKELMMEEPEVEVFLALLKVEKSTSMEIINFTNKSNTEIVEISKRLESKGMVIEVNKDEFRALHPRFATVNRYRKICVFNNVEFKKNLKIDQLAVLIEKYQDSD is encoded by the coding sequence TTGAATCAAATAGAAGCGGTCAAATCACTTTTGAAAAAGGAACTCATGATGGAGGAACCTGAAGTCGAGGTCTTTTTAGCATTGCTAAAGGTCGAAAAAAGTACTTCAATGGAAATAATCAATTTCACCAATAAATCAAACACAGAGATTGTTGAAATTTCAAAAAGGTTGGAATCGAAAGGAATGGTAATTGAAGTAAACAAGGACGAATTCAGAGCATTACATCCAAGATTCGCAACAGTTAACCGATATCGAAAGATATGTGTTTTCAATAATGTTGAATTCAAAAAAAACTTGAAAATAGATCAGCTAGCCGTGTTAATTGAGAAGTACCAAGACTCTGATTAA
- a CDS encoding 4-hydroxyphenylacetate 3-hydroxylase family protein yields MPIKNGSEYIESLRNRNLQVYLFGELVKEPVDHPMIRPSINAVAATYDIAVEDPEIGSVKSSLTGLQVNRFLHIAERSEDLVNQNKMQRKLGQQTGTCFQRCVGMDALNSLYSTTFEIDKKYQTPYHNRLVEFIKKIQYENYVIGGTMTDVKGDRSLSPSQQEDPDMFVHVVKKDDNGVYIKGAKAHQTGCINSHWLIVMPTMRLRPEDKDYAIVGAIPVDAAGITYIYGRQSCDTRSMEEGDLDAGNSQFSGQEALIIFDNVFIPNDLIFMEGEVEFASMLVERFTCYHRRSYVCKTGLGDVLIGASAAIAEYNGISNASHIKDKLIEMTHLNETIFAAGIASSHQAYKTESGNFINDDMLANVCKHNVTRFPYEIGRLAQDIAGGLMVTMPSEKDFRGEVTGPLLDKYLKGRKGVSTEDRVRILRLIENMTLGRNAVGYLTESMHGAGSPQAQRIQIARQMQLEFKKKLARKLAKVPEGENTTNAPLLAESSEYFDRIFGLKETQKNK; encoded by the coding sequence ATGCCTATTAAGAATGGGTCTGAGTACATTGAAAGTCTTAGAAATAGAAATTTACAGGTTTACCTCTTTGGAGAGTTAGTTAAGGAGCCAGTTGATCATCCAATGATAAGACCATCAATAAATGCAGTTGCAGCTACTTATGATATCGCCGTTGAAGATCCAGAGATAGGCTCTGTAAAATCCTCATTAACAGGGCTGCAAGTTAATCGATTTTTACATATTGCTGAAAGATCTGAAGACCTGGTTAATCAGAACAAAATGCAACGCAAGCTTGGACAACAGACAGGCACTTGCTTTCAGAGATGTGTAGGAATGGATGCACTAAATTCATTATACTCAACGACTTTTGAGATTGATAAAAAGTATCAAACTCCATATCACAACAGATTAGTTGAATTTATTAAAAAGATTCAGTATGAAAATTATGTAATCGGTGGCACAATGACCGATGTAAAGGGTGATCGTAGTTTATCTCCATCACAACAAGAGGATCCAGACATGTTCGTTCATGTTGTAAAAAAAGATGATAACGGCGTCTATATAAAAGGTGCAAAAGCACATCAAACTGGATGCATTAATTCTCACTGGTTAATAGTTATGCCTACTATGAGACTTAGACCCGAAGATAAGGATTATGCGATTGTTGGGGCAATTCCAGTCGATGCTGCAGGTATTACTTATATTTATGGAAGACAGTCATGCGATACTAGAAGTATGGAGGAAGGCGATTTAGACGCCGGTAATTCTCAATTTTCTGGTCAAGAGGCTTTAATAATATTTGACAATGTTTTCATTCCAAATGATTTGATCTTTATGGAAGGGGAGGTAGAATTTGCATCTATGCTTGTTGAAAGATTTACATGTTACCATAGAAGAAGTTATGTTTGTAAGACCGGTTTAGGGGATGTATTAATTGGTGCATCTGCAGCTATCGCTGAATATAATGGAATATCAAATGCTTCTCATATTAAAGACAAATTAATCGAAATGACTCACCTCAATGAGACCATTTTTGCTGCAGGAATTGCCTCCTCTCACCAGGCATATAAAACTGAATCTGGAAATTTCATAAACGACGATATGCTTGCAAATGTTTGTAAACATAATGTTACTCGTTTTCCATACGAAATAGGTCGACTTGCACAAGATATAGCAGGTGGTCTCATGGTTACAATGCCATCAGAAAAGGATTTTCGAGGAGAAGTAACTGGTCCATTATTAGACAAGTATCTAAAGGGAAGAAAAGGTGTTTCTACAGAAGACCGAGTCCGCATACTTCGTTTGATTGAGAATATGACATTGGGGAGAAATGCCGTGGGTTATTTGACCGAGTCTATGCATGGTGCAGGTTCACCTCAAGCACAAAGAATTCAAATTGCAAGACAAATGCAATTGGAATTCAAGAAAAAATTGGCAAGAAAATTAGCAAAGGTACCAGAAGGTGAAAATACTACTAACGCTCCATTGCTTGCTGAATCTTCAGAGTATTTTGATAGGATATTTGGTTTAAAAGAAACTCAGAAAAATAAATGA